Below is a genomic region from Longimicrobium sp..
GACCGAGAGGGTGGCGATGCGGTCCTGGACTTCGAGCTTGACGTTGCTGTATTCGGCCATGGGACGGATGCGGGTGCGTGGGGTCGATAGGCGCGTGCGGGCGACAAGCTAGCGGCCCCGGCAGCGGCGAACAACGGCCCGCCCTCAGCTTTTCGTGCGCCGGCCGTAGAGCGCCATCAGCGGCGTCACCGAGATGCCGTGCGCCACCGTGGAGACGGCGACGGTGGCGAGGACCAGCTCGGCGAGCGGGCGGCTCAGCTCCTCGGGAAGGCCGTGCTGCATGGCGAAGGTGAGGTAGTACACGGAGCCGATCCCCCGGATGCCGAACCACCCGATCATCCCACGCTGCAGCCCGGTGCTGCGCGACCCCACCAGCCCCGCGTACACCGAGAGCGGGCGGATGACGAGGAAGAGGAGGGGGATGAACCAGAGCGCGACGGCCGGAAGGAAGTGCCAGGAGATCATCCCTCCCAGCAGGAGGACGACGGTGAACTCGCCGATGCGCTCGAGCTGCTCGGTGAAGCCGAGTGCGGCCTGCGCCATGTAGGCGGGCGCCGTGTCCTTGTCGGTCGCCATCTCCTCCACGTCGATGGAGTGCGCGGCGGCCGCGACGTCCTCCGGGGGAGCGTCGCCGCCCGACTCGCGGCGCTCGATGCGGCGCAGAGCGAGCCCCGCCGCGAACACGGCCAGGAAGCCGTAGCCGCTCACCAGGAGCGCCATCCCGTAGGCGAGCGCGATGAGGCCGAGCGCCAGGAAGTCGTCCAGCCCCACCGCCTCGCGGTGCACCCTGCGCAGGTGCAGGACGAGCCGTCCGACGAGCGTCCCCAGCACGGCGCCCACCGCGAGCCCGGCGACGACCGCCCACACCAGGTCCACCGCGAACCAGCGCCAGCCCATCTCCCCCATCTCGTGCAGCCCCAGGAGCCCCAATCCGAGCATCACGAACGGAAAGGCGCTGCCGTCGTTGAGGCCGGCCTCGCCGGTGAGGCCGAAGCGCAGCCGGTCGCGGTCGGCGGCGTGCGTAACCTGCACGTCGGAGGCGAGCACGGGGTCGGTGGGGGCGAGGATGGCGCCCAGCAGGACCGCCGCGCCCACGGGCAGCCCCATGGCGAACACCCCCAGCAGCGTCACCAGCCCCACCGTGATGGTCATGGAGAGGGTGGCGAGCCGCACGGGAAGGATCCAGCGGCCGTCGAGCAGCGGCGCACGCAGCTTGAGCCCGGCCGCGAAGAGCGACACGAGCACCGCGATCTCGGTGACGCGCTCCCACACGGCCGACTGCTCGTATACGTCGAGGCTCAGGAGCCCCGCGCCGTACGGGCCGAGCGCGAATCCGGCCGCCAGGTAGAGCATCGCGGTGGAGAGCGGCAGCCGGGCCACGATCGACCGCGAGAGCGCCATGGCGACCAGGAGGACGCCCACCACCAGGAACCAGATCGCCCCTTTCATCCCCTTCGCGGCTCGGGTATCAGAACACGAGCCGGGCGGCGGAGGCACGAAACAGGCCGACCGAATTTGTCTCACGCGGAGGCGCGGAGACACGGAGGAGCTGGCGGAGTTCTCTCTGCGTCTCCGCGTCTCCGCGTGAGCCCCGTTGTTTTTTGTCGGTCAGGAGAGAGCGGCCGCGCCCAGCCCCGCCGCCTGGAGCGCTTCGCGGACTCGCTCGCGGTCCTTGCTCCGGAGCGGCTTGAGCGGCGCGCGGAGGGGGCCGCCGTGCATTCCGAGCAGCTCCAGCGCGGCCTTCATCCCGGGCACGCCCAGCTCGGCCACCACGGCGCGATGGAGCGGAGCGAGGCGCTCCTGCAGGCGGCCCGCGTCGCCCAAGCGGCCTTCGGTGAAGGCGCGCGCGAGCTCGGCGCACTCGGCGGGGGCGAGGAGGGAGACGGCCAGGATGCCGCCCACCGCGCCCATCTCCAGCGCGGCGTAGAGGATGGCGCCGCTGCCGGCGAGCACCTGGCACCGCTTGCCGCACGCCTCCACCAGCGCGCCCAGCGTGCGCAGGTCGCCGTGCGAGTCCTTGATCCCCACGATGTTGGGATGTTTGGCCAGCTCGCCCACCAGCCCGGCGGGGAGCTCGGCGCCGCTGAAGCGGGGCGGCACCTGGTACAGGATCACCGGCACCGGCGAGCCCTCCGCCACCGCGAGGTAGTGGTCGCGCAGCGCCTCTGGGGTCAGGAGCGGGCGGTAGTAGCCGGGCGGCTGCACGAGCACCGCGTCGGCGCCCTCCGCGGCGACGGCGCGGGTCATCCGCAGGGTGGCACGGGTGGATTCGGCGCCGGTGCCGGCCAGGAGGAGGCGCCCCGCATCCAGCACCCCGCGCACGCCGGCGGTGAGGCGCGCGCGCTCGTCCTCGTCCAGCAGCGGCCCCTCGCCCGTGGAGCCAAAGAGCACCACGCCGGAGAGCGGCGCCTCCATCCACGCGCGCACGTTGGCGCGCAGCGACACCAGGTCGGCATCGCCCGTCACCGGGTCGAAGGGAGTCGTGGCGGGCGCGAACACGCCGCTGAGGTCCAGTTTCATCGGTCACATCCCTCGTTCGAAAACAGTAGCGTGGGGCTGCAAACATAGCCCCCCAGGCCCCCTATTGTCATCCTGAGGGAGCCGCCCACCCAGATGTCGGCGGCGCGCTCCGGACTCCCTGCGGCGACCGAAGGATCTAGCCGGCGAGGCAGGAGAATGGCGCGCGATGGCGGGCCTCTCGCTACGCGCAGTAGATCCTTCGCTACGCGCCAGAGTACGGAGACGTGGAGAGGACGGTGAGGCGCGTCGCTCAGGATGACAGGGTACGGCCCCACGCCGGTTCCTCGCCCTCAACCTTCGCGTACGCTGCCTGCGGTTCCCCGTTCCCCGTCTCCGCCGTACATTCCCCGGCGCACCACAACCCGGAGAACCGTACGTGCACAAGACAGCCGCAATCGTTCTGCTCCTCGCATCGGCGTGCGCGCCGGGCGGGCGCCGCGCCGCGGAGCCAGCGCCGCGCGACACCATCACGCGCCCCATCCTGCGCGCCGTGCCGACGACGCAGGGGTACCGGCAGGCGCTGCACGCGGGGACGCGCACCGCCACGGGGCAGCCCGGCCCGCGCTACTGGCAGCAGGCGGTGTCGTACCGCATCGAGGCCGAGCTGAACCCGTCGAGCGCCGAGCTGCGCGGCCGCGAGCGCATCGTGTACCGCAACCGCTCGCCCGAGGCGCTCACCTCGGTCGTCCTGAACCTGTACCAGAACATCTTCACC
It encodes:
- a CDS encoding dihydrodipicolinate synthase family protein — translated: MKLDLSGVFAPATTPFDPVTGDADLVSLRANVRAWMEAPLSGVVLFGSTGEGPLLDEDERARLTAGVRGVLDAGRLLLAGTGAESTRATLRMTRAVAAEGADAVLVQPPGYYRPLLTPEALRDHYLAVAEGSPVPVILYQVPPRFSGAELPAGLVGELAKHPNIVGIKDSHGDLRTLGALVEACGKRCQVLAGSGAILYAALEMGAVGGILAVSLLAPAECAELARAFTEGRLGDAGRLQERLAPLHRAVVAELGVPGMKAALELLGMHGGPLRAPLKPLRSKDRERVREALQAAGLGAAALS
- a CDS encoding cation:proton antiporter, with product MKGAIWFLVVGVLLVAMALSRSIVARLPLSTAMLYLAAGFALGPYGAGLLSLDVYEQSAVWERVTEIAVLVSLFAAGLKLRAPLLDGRWILPVRLATLSMTITVGLVTLLGVFAMGLPVGAAVLLGAILAPTDPVLASDVQVTHAADRDRLRFGLTGEAGLNDGSAFPFVMLGLGLLGLHEMGEMGWRWFAVDLVWAVVAGLAVGAVLGTLVGRLVLHLRRVHREAVGLDDFLALGLIALAYGMALLVSGYGFLAVFAAGLALRRIERRESGGDAPPEDVAAAAHSIDVEEMATDKDTAPAYMAQAALGFTEQLERIGEFTVVLLLGGMISWHFLPAVALWFIPLLFLVIRPLSVYAGLVGSRSTGLQRGMIGWFGIRGIGSVYYLTFAMQHGLPEELSRPLAELVLATVAVSTVAHGISVTPLMALYGRRTKS